Genomic window (Bacillota bacterium):
AAGTTGATTGGGCATAAATGAGCTCCATGCTTTGTTTGTGCCCATCAACTTAGCATAAGTCAACACTTTGCATAATTCCCGGTGCCGGGATTACCGATCATCACGATGTTTTCACGACATTGGATAAATTCACCGGTGGCTAACTGCCAGACCAGCGCCTCCTTGACGTGGGGTAGAGCATCAAACTTGAACTCATCCAGGGTTTTGATCAAGGGGAAGCGGGCATCCCGGATTCTTTTCTTTACCTGATTTTCCTTGCGGACAGATACTTCCCGGGTCAACATCTCGTGCAGAAATTCTTCATAGCCAAGGCCTTTTTCGGCAGCCAGACGCAGCACCTGTTGGTAATCAGCAAACGTGGAAAGTTTCAATTCCCTGGCTAACAGTGCTATGCTCTGGGGGGTGCTCACCGGGCCGCACCTCCCAGGAACTGGTCGTAGATGTGCAGGTCCACTGGTTTTACCTGCGGCAAGCCTTTTTCCAGTTCGAGCTGGCAAGTCAC
Coding sequences:
- a CDS encoding ATP-binding protein, whose translation is MSTPQSIALLARELKLSTFADYQQVLRLAAEKGLGYEEFLHEMLTREVSVRKENQVKKRIRDARFPLIKTLDEFKFDALPHVKEALVWQLATGEFIQCRENIVMIGNPGTGNYAKC